Genomic DNA from Longimicrobium terrae:
GTGTGGGAAGCGCGCGCGGCGGGGGCGGACGCCGTCCTCCTCATCGTCCGCATTCTGGATCCGTCGCAGCTGGCGGAGCTGCACGCGCTCATCCGCGAAACGGGGATGGACGCGCTGGTGGAGGCGCACACCGAGGCGGAGCTGGAGGTGGCGCTCGCCGCGGGCGCCACGCTGGTCGGCGTGAACAACCGCGACCTGGACACCTTTGCCACCGACCTGGAACTGTCCATCCGCCTGGCGCCCCGGCTGCCGGAATCTGTCACCTACGTGGCGGAAAGCGGCATCCGCACGGCGGCGGACGTGGACCGGCTGGGCGCGGCGGGGGTGAACGCCATCCTCGTGGGCGAATCGCTGATGCGCCAGCCGGACGTGCGCGCCGCCGCCGCCGCCCTGGTGGAGCGTTCCCGCGCGCCGGGGATGCGCCCCGCATGACGTGGCCCCCGGCGGTGAAAGTGTGCGGCCTGATGCGGCCGGAAGATGCGCTCGCGGCGGCGGAGGCGGGAGCGGACTACCTGGGGGTGATCCTTGCCCCTGGCGGGAAAAGGACCGTGACGGCGGAGCGGGCAAACGTTATACTAGGCGGCCTGCGTCCCCGCCGCGTGGGCGTGTTCGTGGACGCGGACGAGGCGGAACTGCGCGCGGCGGGCCAGGCGGCGGGGCTGCATGTTCTTCAGCTGCACGGAGATGAGCCCCCCGCGCTGGCGGACCGAATGCGCGCCGCGGGGTATGAGGTGTGGAAGGCCGTGCGCGTTCGCGAGGCCGGCGACGTGCTCGCCGCGGCGGAGCGCTACGCCGGTTCGGCAGACGCGCTGCTGCTGGACGGATACAGCGCGGCGGCCCACGGCGGCACCGGAACCGTGTTTCCGTGGGAGGCGGTGGCGGCCATCCGGGGCGGTCTTCCCGCCGGGCTGCGCATCATTGCCGCGGGAGGGCTGCGGCCGGACAACGTGGCGACGGCGGCGCGGCTTCTTCGCCCCGACGCGGTGGACGTCAGCAGCGGCGTGGAGCGGGAACCGGGTTTGAAGGATGCCGGCGCGGTGCGGGCCTTTGTACAGGCGGTCCATTCTCTTTCTCCCTGACGGCAGTGACAGGCATGGCGCTGGAAGCAGGAATTGCGGAGGCGGTTTCCGGGCGGTTCGGCGTGTTTGGCGGACGATTCGTTCCCGAAACGCTCATCACCGCGCTG
This window encodes:
- a CDS encoding phosphoribosylanthranilate isomerase; amino-acid sequence: MTWPPAVKVCGLMRPEDALAAAEAGADYLGVILAPGGKRTVTAERANVILGGLRPRRVGVFVDADEAELRAAGQAAGLHVLQLHGDEPPALADRMRAAGYEVWKAVRVREAGDVLAAAERYAGSADALLLDGYSAAAHGGTGTVFPWEAVAAIRGGLPAGLRIIAAGGLRPDNVATAARLLRPDAVDVSSGVEREPGLKDAGAVRAFVQAVHSLSP
- the trpC gene encoding indole-3-glycerol phosphate synthase TrpC, with translation MSSTSILDRIVATKRDEVKAASGRLAEYRDMTRQVPAPRGFAAALTHPSHVRLLAEVKRRSPSAGDIRPGADPAAIARDYAAGGAAALSVLTDRDYFGGGMDALHAVRAAVDLPLIRKDFVIHPVQVWEARAAGADAVLLIVRILDPSQLAELHALIRETGMDALVEAHTEAELEVALAAGATLVGVNNRDLDTFATDLELSIRLAPRLPESVTYVAESGIRTAADVDRLGAAGVNAILVGESLMRQPDVRAAAAALVERSRAPGMRPA